In a genomic window of Acidilobus saccharovorans 345-15:
- a CDS encoding DUF1634 domain-containing protein — translation MPRNISFEDIIGWTLRVGVLISAVFIIFGIGLIYVHRGAGIYTFKDLVAANSPVNTSILPVSYINSRTVMGLNGLAYVLIGLIILMATPVVRVAIGIAQFAHERNWLYTFITAVVFINLMLAIFVIPALVVK, via the coding sequence ATGCCCAGGAACATAAGCTTCGAGGACATAATAGGGTGGACCCTCAGGGTGGGGGTCCTAATATCGGCAGTCTTCATAATATTCGGCATAGGCCTGATATACGTCCACAGGGGGGCAGGCATCTACACGTTCAAGGACTTGGTCGCCGCCAACTCCCCGGTTAACACGTCGATACTGCCGGTCAGCTACATAAACTCCAGGACAGTCATGGGCCTCAACGGCCTGGCCTACGTGCTCATAGGCCTCATAATCCTCATGGCGACGCCCGTGGTAAGGGTTGCCATAGGCATAGCGCAGTTCGCACACGAGAGGAACTGGCTCTACACGTTCATCACCGCTGTGGTGTTCATAAACCTGATGCT
- a CDS encoding sulfite exporter TauE/SafE family protein, with the protein MLHVPIDVFFALVVIVSIISGFLGALVGLGGGTFLVPLYTLFLGIPIAYATGASLISTIATSSGSASAYVKDRITNVRIGMGLEIATTTGSIVGSLTAAFVYAHHLEYIIYIVFGVVLLSQIYFQMERSRFELPKPIKPDWTTRVFQLHGEYYDEALKQEVKYYGVRWWLGETIMFFAGFISGLLGIGSGALKVLGMDWAMNLPMKVSTTTSNFMIGVTAATGSAIYWAFGLIQPILAGFTALGVLLGSMTASKILPKITNRSIRYIFTAILAFLGVEMVLRGVGIIH; encoded by the coding sequence ATGCTTCACGTACCGATAGACGTCTTCTTCGCCCTTGTGGTAATAGTAAGTATAATATCGGGCTTCCTTGGCGCCCTGGTAGGCCTTGGCGGCGGGACCTTCCTGGTCCCCCTTTACACGCTGTTCCTTGGAATTCCAATAGCCTACGCCACAGGCGCAAGCCTTATATCAACGATAGCCACCTCCAGCGGCTCGGCCAGCGCTTACGTTAAGGACAGGATAACTAACGTGAGAATAGGCATGGGGCTGGAGATAGCTACCACCACTGGCTCCATAGTGGGCTCCCTGACCGCGGCCTTCGTCTACGCCCACCACCTAGAGTACATAATTTATATAGTGTTCGGCGTAGTCCTCCTGAGCCAGATATACTTCCAGATGGAGAGGTCCAGGTTTGAGCTCCCAAAGCCCATAAAGCCTGACTGGACGACGAGGGTCTTCCAGCTGCACGGCGAGTACTACGACGAGGCCCTGAAGCAGGAGGTTAAGTACTACGGAGTCCGCTGGTGGCTGGGGGAGACGATAATGTTCTTCGCAGGCTTCATATCAGGCCTCCTCGGGATAGGCAGCGGGGCCCTCAAGGTGCTCGGCATGGACTGGGCCATGAACCTGCCCATGAAGGTCAGCACCACGACCAGCAACTTCATGATTGGCGTCACGGCGGCCACGGGGAGCGCCATATACTGGGCCTTCGGCCTTATACAGCCCATACTCGCTGGCTTCACGGCCCTCGGCGTCCTGCTGGGCTCAATGACTGCCTCCAAGATATTGCCCAAGATAACCAACAGGTCCATAAGGTACATATTCACTGCAATACTGGCGTTCCTAGGAGTTGAGATGGTACTGAGGGGTGTCGGCATAATACACTGA
- a CDS encoding helix-turn-helix domain-containing protein — translation MEELEEFAYKAVAVRIAGDIVLSDSPGAALRKWREYFKLSQQEVAKYMGVSSSVLSDYEKGRRSPGAGFIRRFVTALLKVDAEKGTKRSENLVKALGIPTTGIIDMQEFSEPMTLEDIIITVDGILLYPDYPKGIVAYGYTVIDSIKAITELTSMQFYTMLGSVPERVIVFTKVTAGRSPMVAVRVSLVKPSIIVIHGPREHVDYLSIELARLDRIPLVLSTLNSVDELVQRLRSRTGGRGFTIP, via the coding sequence TTGGAGGAGCTTGAGGAGTTCGCCTACAAGGCAGTAGCCGTCAGGATAGCTGGCGACATAGTGCTCAGCGACTCCCCCGGCGCCGCCCTGAGGAAGTGGAGGGAGTACTTCAAGCTGAGCCAGCAGGAGGTCGCTAAGTATATGGGGGTCTCCTCCAGCGTGCTCAGTGACTACGAGAAGGGCAGGAGGAGCCCGGGGGCGGGGTTCATAAGGAGGTTCGTCACTGCCCTCCTCAAGGTTGACGCCGAGAAGGGCACGAAGAGGTCCGAGAACCTGGTCAAGGCGCTCGGCATACCCACCACTGGCATAATAGACATGCAGGAGTTCAGCGAGCCCATGACACTTGAGGACATAATAATAACCGTTGACGGCATACTGCTCTACCCCGACTACCCCAAGGGCATAGTGGCATACGGCTACACAGTGATAGACAGCATTAAGGCCATAACTGAGCTCACCAGCATGCAGTTCTACACCATGCTGGGCTCCGTGCCCGAGAGGGTCATAGTGTTCACTAAGGTCACGGCGGGCAGGAGCCCCATGGTAGCGGTCAGGGTGTCCCTGGTGAAGCCCAGCATAATAGTGATCCATGGCCCCAGGGAGCACGTGGACTACCTGTCAATAGAGCTGGCGAGGCTGGACAGGATACCCCTCGTCCTCAGCACTCTCAACAGCGTCGACGAGCTCGTCCAGAGGCTTAGGAGCCGCACGGGCGGCAGGGGCTTCACGATCCCTTGA
- a CDS encoding nascent polypeptide-associated complex protein translates to MGVNPRELKRMLKRMGIEAEELEATRVTIEAKDKQLVVEEPQVIIVRGRNQPTMIYVVGEPKEVKPQQPAQPQVSEEDVKLVAEQAGVDLETARNALIAANGDIAEAILKLKGS, encoded by the coding sequence ATGGGGGTCAACCCAAGGGAGCTCAAGAGGATGCTCAAGAGGATGGGCATCGAGGCCGAGGAGCTGGAGGCCACCAGGGTCACCATAGAGGCCAAGGACAAGCAGTTGGTCGTCGAGGAGCCTCAGGTAATAATAGTTAGAGGGAGGAACCAGCCCACTATGATATATGTCGTGGGGGAGCCGAAGGAGGTCAAGCCCCAGCAGCCGGCGCAGCCCCAGGTGAGCGAGGAGGACGTGAAGCTCGTGGCGGAGCAGGCCGGGGTCGACCTTGAGACCGCCAGGAACGCGCTCATAGCTGCCAACGGCGACATAGCTGAGGCCATACTCAAGCTCAAGGGATCGTGA